In Candidatus Effluviviaceae Genus V sp., a single genomic region encodes these proteins:
- a CDS encoding sodium/solute symporter (Members of the Solute:Sodium Symporter (SSS), TC 2.A.21 as described in tcdb.org, catalyze solute:Na+ symport. Known solutes for members of the family include sugars, amino acids, nucleosides, inositols, vitamins, urea or anions, depending on the system.) yields the protein MDPVLIGFIGYLFLVVVVGLIAFRFTKTLADFLLAGRRLGAWVVAFSERASGESAWLLIGLPGLALASGFSAIWSSIGCAIGIFASWTLVARRLREQTEKLGALTLPDYFEARFRDSSHVLRIVSMAIIVFFFTFYVSAQFLAAGKVLHTTFGLEPLWGMAIGAIIILFYTIMGGFFAVAWTDLVQGILMAFAMIILPVAAWIEMGGTAGIAERIAAVDPDLLTVTGGETGRSLIMGLVIGSLGIGLGYVGQPHLLTRFMAIRRSKDLRKGTLIAMSWVVIAFWGAVLVGIAGLAYFGPDALTDSEHVMPEVAKAFLPAGLAGVIISAAIAAMMSTADSQLLVATSALSEDIYHQLVNREASQRRLVALSRIGTLVIGAVAFILARRAEETVYWFVLYAWAGLGAAFGPGMVLSLWWKRTTKWGVLAGMIVGAATSVIWHNVEALKEIVYELVPAFVLALIAVVVVSLLTRPSERGVESGP from the coding sequence ATGGACCCGGTCCTCATCGGCTTCATCGGCTACCTGTTTCTCGTCGTGGTCGTCGGCCTCATCGCGTTCCGGTTCACGAAGACACTCGCCGACTTCCTCCTGGCGGGCCGCAGACTCGGCGCGTGGGTCGTCGCCTTCAGTGAACGCGCCAGCGGCGAGAGCGCGTGGCTCCTGATCGGCCTGCCGGGGCTTGCTCTGGCGAGCGGGTTCTCCGCCATCTGGTCGTCGATAGGATGCGCGATCGGCATCTTCGCCTCGTGGACGCTCGTTGCGAGAAGGCTCAGGGAGCAGACGGAGAAGCTCGGCGCCCTGACCCTCCCCGACTACTTCGAGGCCCGGTTCCGCGATTCCTCGCACGTGCTCCGCATCGTCTCGATGGCGATCATCGTGTTCTTCTTCACGTTCTACGTCTCGGCGCAGTTCCTGGCCGCCGGGAAGGTCCTCCACACGACCTTCGGACTCGAGCCGCTCTGGGGCATGGCGATCGGCGCCATCATCATCCTCTTCTACACGATCATGGGCGGCTTCTTCGCCGTGGCGTGGACCGACCTCGTCCAGGGCATCCTCATGGCATTCGCCATGATCATTCTCCCGGTCGCGGCCTGGATTGAGATGGGCGGAACCGCCGGGATCGCGGAGCGCATCGCGGCCGTCGACCCCGATCTTCTGACCGTGACGGGAGGTGAGACGGGACGCTCGCTCATCATGGGCCTCGTCATCGGCAGTCTCGGCATCGGACTCGGCTACGTCGGACAGCCGCATCTTCTGACGCGCTTCATGGCCATCCGGCGTTCGAAGGACCTCAGGAAGGGGACCCTCATCGCGATGTCGTGGGTCGTCATCGCGTTCTGGGGAGCGGTCCTTGTGGGCATCGCCGGGCTTGCCTACTTCGGACCCGATGCGCTGACCGACTCGGAGCACGTCATGCCGGAGGTGGCCAAGGCGTTCCTTCCCGCGGGACTGGCCGGCGTCATCATCTCGGCCGCCATCGCCGCGATGATGTCGACGGCCGACTCGCAGCTCCTCGTCGCCACCTCGGCCCTCTCCGAGGACATCTACCACCAGCTCGTGAACCGCGAGGCGTCCCAGCGGCGACTCGTGGCCCTGAGCCGCATCGGGACGCTCGTTATCGGCGCCGTCGCGTTCATCCTCGCCCGTCGGGCCGAGGAGACCGTCTACTGGTTCGTCCTCTACGCCTGGGCCGGTCTCGGAGCGGCGTTCGGACCGGGCATGGTCCTCTCCCTCTGGTGGAAGCGGACGACGAAGTGGGGCGTGCTGGCGGGTATGATCGTCGGGGCGGCGACGTCGGTGATCTGGCACAACGTCGAGGCCCTCAAGGAGATCGTGTACGAGCTGGTGCCGGCGTTCGTCCTGGCCCTTATCGCCGTCGTCGTCGTGAGCCTGCTGACGCGTCCGTCTGAACGCGGCGTTGAAAGCGGGCCGTAG
- the pruA gene encoding L-glutamate gamma-semialdehyde dehydrogenase has translation MKQPFKNEAVYDFKDEGLRKEMQEAVAGVEAEAGTEYDLIIGGDRVKGDGTFETRNPSNKDQVLGVFQKATPDLAQKAIETADAAFESWSRTPAEERAEYLFKAAEVMRRRRLELDATMVLEEGKNWIEADADTCEAIDFLEFYGREMLRYAQPQPLTEIPGEQNEYFYIPLGVGVVIPPWNFPLAILVGMTSAAFVTGNTVVLKPSSDSPLIGRKFMEILEEIKLPAGVVNFVTGSGGAIGNTLVGHPRTRFISFTGSRDVGLGIVELAAKTQPGQIWIKRVVAEMGGKDAMVIDADCDLDMAAKAVKTAAFGFQGQKCSACSRAIVVDDVYDEFLEKLVKETETITVGPVREQENWLGPVINQRAMDSILKYIEIGQKEGGRLLHGGKPAGDAGNGFFIEPTIIADVKSRDTIGQEEIFGPVCAVIKAQDFDDAIRIANDTEYGLTGAVITNSREKLDKARREFHVGNLYFNRKCTGALVDVHPFGGFNMSGTDSKAGSRDYLLLFLQGKSVSEKV, from the coding sequence ATGAAGCAGCCGTTCAAGAACGAGGCGGTCTACGATTTCAAGGACGAGGGGCTCCGGAAGGAGATGCAGGAGGCCGTCGCCGGGGTGGAGGCTGAGGCGGGGACGGAGTACGATCTCATCATCGGCGGCGACCGCGTCAAGGGCGACGGCACCTTCGAGACGAGGAACCCCTCGAACAAGGACCAGGTGCTGGGGGTTTTCCAGAAGGCGACCCCGGACCTCGCGCAGAAGGCCATCGAGACGGCCGACGCGGCGTTCGAGTCCTGGAGCCGCACCCCGGCTGAGGAGCGCGCCGAGTACCTCTTCAAGGCGGCCGAGGTGATGCGTCGGCGCCGCCTCGAGCTCGACGCGACGATGGTCCTCGAGGAGGGGAAGAACTGGATCGAGGCCGATGCCGACACCTGTGAGGCCATCGACTTCCTCGAGTTCTACGGTCGAGAGATGCTCCGCTACGCGCAGCCGCAGCCCCTGACGGAGATCCCCGGCGAGCAGAACGAGTACTTCTACATTCCGCTCGGCGTCGGCGTCGTCATCCCGCCGTGGAACTTCCCACTCGCCATCCTCGTCGGCATGACGTCGGCCGCGTTCGTCACCGGCAACACGGTCGTCCTGAAGCCTTCGAGCGATTCCCCGCTCATCGGCCGGAAGTTCATGGAGATCCTCGAGGAGATCAAGCTGCCGGCCGGCGTGGTCAACTTCGTGACCGGTTCGGGCGGCGCCATCGGCAACACCCTCGTCGGCCATCCGCGGACCCGATTCATCTCGTTCACGGGCTCCCGCGATGTCGGTCTGGGCATCGTCGAGCTCGCCGCGAAGACGCAGCCGGGGCAGATCTGGATCAAGCGGGTCGTCGCGGAGATGGGCGGCAAGGACGCGATGGTCATCGACGCCGACTGCGACCTCGACATGGCGGCGAAGGCCGTGAAGACGGCCGCCTTCGGATTCCAGGGGCAGAAGTGCTCGGCCTGCTCGCGCGCCATCGTCGTCGACGACGTCTACGACGAGTTCCTCGAGAAGCTCGTGAAGGAGACCGAGACCATCACCGTCGGTCCGGTGAGAGAGCAGGAGAACTGGTTGGGTCCGGTCATCAACCAGCGGGCGATGGACTCGATCCTCAAGTACATCGAGATCGGTCAGAAGGAAGGCGGAAGGCTCCTCCACGGAGGGAAGCCCGCCGGGGACGCCGGGAACGGCTTCTTCATCGAGCCGACCATCATCGCGGACGTCAAGTCGCGCGACACGATCGGGCAGGAGGAGATCTTCGGACCGGTCTGCGCCGTCATCAAGGCGCAGGACTTCGACGACGCCATCCGCATCGCCAACGACACGGAGTACGGCCTGACGGGCGCCGTGATCACCAACAGCCGGGAGAAGCTCGACAAGGCGCGCAGAGAGTTCCACGTCGGGAACCTCTATTTCAACCGGAAGTGCACCGGTGCGCTCGTCGACGTCCATCCGTTCGGCGGCTTCAATATGTCGGGTACCGATTCGAAGGCTGGCAGCCGCGACTACCTGCTCCTCTTCCTGCAGGGCAAGTCGGTGTCGGAGAAGGTCTGA